GATCCTGAAACAATGCATGAATTTACAACCCCTGGTGTATCTATTTTTATGGTAGCACCAACCGAAGGCAACAACCAACAAAATTTCAAATTAATGCTACAAACAGCCCAACGTATAGCCGATGATGTTAATGGAGTGGTTCTAGATGATGAACATCGCATGCTAACACCACAAAAAATTGATAATTATAAAAATCGTATTAAAAAAGCCTGTAACGAAATTTAATCGCAAAAAGTTTCAACAATTTTTTAATAAAATGCCACCAATTCAACTTGGTGGCTAGAAACAGAAATTTATATAATGCAGTTATTAATTCACTTATTAACTGTATGCTTTATTAATTAGCAATTTTGATGATTTTCCTAAAAAGCTACGTTTTAATTTAAGAGCCCATTATCATGCCATTATCAACTAAAACAGAACATCCAGCTATTCAATCAGATTCGATTGAAGCTGTCTCAGAACAATTGACTTCACTGCGAAATTTAATTAGACATCATGAGTATTGCTATTACGTACTTGATGCTCCAGAAATCCCTGACTCTGAATATGATAAATTAATAAAACAACTTCAAAAAATAGAGCAACAGTATCCAAATCTGATAACAATTGATTCACCAACTCAACGAGTTGGTGGTACACCTTTAGCTCAATTCGCCTCAATCAAACATGAAATACCGATGCTTTCACTTGATAATGTTTTTGATGAGTCGAGTTTTATAGCCTTTAATAAAAGAGTTAAAGATCGTCTTCATTATAATGAAAACGAGCAAGTTGAATATTGCTGTGAACTAAAACTTGATGGTTTGGCGGTGAGTATATTGTATGAAAACGGGAAGTTCACAAAAGCAGCTACTCGTGGCGACGGCACAACTGGAGAAGACATCACCGCAAATGTACGGACAATTAAAACCATCCCTTTAGTATTAATTGGTGAAAATATTCCCGCGCGCTTAGAAGTACGAGGTGAAGTATTTATGACTCATAAAGGTTTTGCCAAACTTAATGCTGATGCTGAAAAACGAAACGAAAAAGTATTTGCCAATCCACGTAATGCAGCTGCAGGTTCATTAAGACAATTAGATCCTAAAATTACTGCAAGAAGGCCGTTATCATTTTACTGCTATGGGGTTGGTATTATTGAAGGTAGTTCTCTACCTAATACTCATTATGATCGTTTAATGCAATTCAAAGCATGGGGATTACCTGTTAGTGATAAAGTAGAAAAACGACAAGGAGCACAAGCCGCTTTAGATTATTTTAAAAAAATTGGTGAACAGCGCATGTCTTTAGACTTTGATATTGATGGTGTAGTCATTAAAGTTAATAGTATTGCATTACAAAATGAACTTGGCTTTGTTGCACGAGCTCCGCGCTGGGCTACAGCATTTAAATTTCCAGCTCAGGAAGAAGTAACACAATTAAACAAGGTAGACTTTCAAGTAGGACGGACAGGAGCAATTACGCCTGTCGCAAGACTTGAACCTGTTTCTGTTGCTGGGGTTATTGTCAGTAATGCAACACTACATAATAGTGATGAAATAGCTCGATTAGGTATACGCGAAGGTGACTATGTGACCGTACGCCGAGCAGGTGATGTCATCCCTAAAATTGTTGCTGTCATATTAGATCGAAGACCTGCAGATACAAAAGAGATTGTTTTTCCAACTCATTGCCCTATTTGTGGTTCACTAATTGTTCGAGACGAAGGACAAGCAATATCACGCTGTGCAGGAGGATTAATTTGCCCAGCACAACGCAAAGAAGCTTTGAAACATTTTGTTTCTCGACGGGCAATGAATGTAGATGGGATGGGTGATAAAATTATTGAACAATTAGTCGATAAAGATTACGTTAAAACTCCAGCAGATCTATATAAACTTAATCTGCCTACCCTATGTTCATTAGATAAAATTGGCGAAAAATCTGCCAATAACTTATTAAATGCATTAAATGCTTCTAAAAATACCACATTAAGCCGATTTATATTTGCGCTTGGTATTCCTAATGTTGGTGAAGTCACTGCGGAAAACTTAGTTAACCAACTTGGCAATTTATCGGCAATCGAAAACGCCTCTCTTGAACAACTGCAAACGGTAAATGATATTGGTGTAGTTATTGCAGAAAGCATCATAGATTTCTTTCAAGAACCTCATAACCGAAATGTGATTGAGCAATTAACCAGTGAAGAAATAAATATTCATTGGCAAGATGTTACGCCTCAAACACAAACAACGATTGTTGATTCCCCATTTTCAGGTAAAACAGTAGTATTAACTGGTACACTATCGCTTTTAACAAGGGATGAAGCAAAAAATAAATTAAAACAACTTGGTGCTAAAGTGACAGGCAGTGTATCTAAAAATACCGATCTTGTCATAGCTGGAGAAGCCGCAGGTTCTAAGTTAGATAAAGCCCAAGAACTCGGAATTAAAGTCATTGATGAGCAAGAGATGTTAAATTTACTTGCCGAGTAAACACAAAAAATATTGGTTATCGAGATTGAATTGATTAAAATTACGAAAACCGATTAAGGAGAAAGTTATGCCATTACTAGATAGTTTTAAAGTTGATCACACTAAAATGAAAGCCCCTTTTGTTCGAGTAGCTAAAACTATGAAAACACCAAAAGGCGATAAAATAACAGTGTTTGATCTGCGTTTTACCATTCCCAATAAAAAACTATTACCTGAAAAAGGAATTCATACCTTAGAGCATTTATTTGCTGGATTTATGCGTGATCACCTCAATAGTGAACAAGTTGAAATTATTGATATTTCGCCAATGGGATGTCGTACTGGTTTTTACATGAGTCTTATAGGTAAACCAGATGAATCATTAGTTGTCGATGCTTGGTTAAAATCCATGCAAGATGTTTTAAAGGTTAAATCGCAAAACCAAATTCCTGAGCTTAATGAGTACCAATGTGGTACCTATAAAATGCATTCATTAGATGAAGCCAAAGCTATTGCAGAAGAAATTATACAATCTGGTATTGGTATCTGCCATAACCAAGAAATCGCATTAACTGATGAGCAGCTTGCTAAAATTAATCACTAGGAGATTTTTATGCCAAATGTTGTTATTGACTTTTTAGAAGGTCGTACAGTAGAACAAAAAAGGGAAATGGCAAAACGTGTAACAGCAGCAATCGCTGAAACACTTAACTGTAAACCAGAGGCGGTACAAATCATTATGCACGAAATATCAAAAGATCAGATCGCCAATGGTGGCGTACTTCGCTGTGATAAAGACTAATCATAAAGATAAAAATAGATCTTTATTTCTAAGATGTAAAAAAACCTCGAAAAATAATATTTTTTGAGGTTTAGTTAAATCGATTCTTTTCAGTGTTATTGGCTAATGATTACAATTGCAATTACCATGATGTAAATGCAATAAATGTCCCATTTTATTCACTTTTGTTTCTAAATAGTGTTCATTATTTGGATTTTCTCCAACTTCTAATGGCACTCTTTGTAAAATTTTAATACCTGACTGTTCAAGCACTTTTATTTTCTCAGGGTTATTAGTCAATAAACGAATTTGCGATACGCCAAGTAAAGTTAATATATCTGCACACAGAGTAAAATCACGTTCATCAGCGGCGAAACCCAATTGTTCATTGGCTTCAACAGTATCAAATCCTTTATCTTGCAGTGCATAAGCTCTAATTTTATTTAGTAGACCAATATTACGACCTTCTTGACGATGATAAATTAAAATTCCTCGACCTTCCTTAGCTATTTGTTTTAAAGCTGCTTCTAACTGAAAGCCACAGTCACAACGCAAACTGAACAAAGCATCCCCAGTTAAGCACTCTGAATGAATTCTAGTGAGAACTGGAGCATCGCCAGATATATCGCCAAATACTAAAGCTGCATGATCTTTCCCTGTTGCAATTTCTTCAAATCCAACGATAGTAAAACATCCCCATGCTGTTGGTAAATTCGCTTGTGCAACATGTTTTAATTGCATTATCATCTCCGTTTAAATAAAAAATAAATAGACTTTTAAAAAAAGCTATCTTCCATGCTAAACTATTTAGCAATTAGTGTTAAATTGAGTCTATAAATGGGGTTTGTAATAAAAAAAACAATGGCACCGTTAGCCATTATGTTAGTAGTACCGTTAGCTATTATAGCCATAAATTGGCATTGGCAACCAGAATCATTAAATAATACATCAAAATATTTTTTCTTTATAACAGAAACAGCAAGTTTTCCTTGG
The sequence above is drawn from the Gilliamella apicola genome and encodes:
- the ligA gene encoding NAD-dependent DNA ligase LigA, which codes for MEAVSEQLTSLRNLIRHHEYCYYVLDAPEIPDSEYDKLIKQLQKIEQQYPNLITIDSPTQRVGGTPLAQFASIKHEIPMLSLDNVFDESSFIAFNKRVKDRLHYNENEQVEYCCELKLDGLAVSILYENGKFTKAATRGDGTTGEDITANVRTIKTIPLVLIGENIPARLEVRGEVFMTHKGFAKLNADAEKRNEKVFANPRNAAAGSLRQLDPKITARRPLSFYCYGVGIIEGSSLPNTHYDRLMQFKAWGLPVSDKVEKRQGAQAALDYFKKIGEQRMSLDFDIDGVVIKVNSIALQNELGFVARAPRWATAFKFPAQEEVTQLNKVDFQVGRTGAITPVARLEPVSVAGVIVSNATLHNSDEIARLGIREGDYVTVRRAGDVIPKIVAVILDRRPADTKEIVFPTHCPICGSLIVRDEGQAISRCAGGLICPAQRKEALKHFVSRRAMNVDGMGDKIIEQLVDKDYVKTPADLYKLNLPTLCSLDKIGEKSANNLLNALNASKNTTLSRFIFALGIPNVGEVTAENLVNQLGNLSAIENASLEQLQTVNDIGVVIAESIIDFFQEPHNRNVIEQLTSEEINIHWQDVTPQTQTTIVDSPFSGKTVVLTGTLSLLTRDEAKNKLKQLGAKVTGSVSKNTDLVIAGEAAGSKLDKAQELGIKVIDEQEMLNLLAE
- the luxS gene encoding S-ribosylhomocysteine lyase, with protein sequence MPLLDSFKVDHTKMKAPFVRVAKTMKTPKGDKITVFDLRFTIPNKKLLPEKGIHTLEHLFAGFMRDHLNSEQVEIIDISPMGCRTGFYMSLIGKPDESLVVDAWLKSMQDVLKVKSQNQIPELNEYQCGTYKMHSLDEAKAIAEEIIQSGIGICHNQEIALTDEQLAKINH
- a CDS encoding 2-hydroxymuconate tautomerase, which encodes MPNVVIDFLEGRTVEQKREMAKRVTAAIAETLNCKPEAVQIIMHEISKDQIANGGVLRCDKD
- the ribA gene encoding GTP cyclohydrolase II, which translates into the protein MQLKHVAQANLPTAWGCFTIVGFEEIATGKDHAALVFGDISGDAPVLTRIHSECLTGDALFSLRCDCGFQLEAALKQIAKEGRGILIYHRQEGRNIGLLNKIRAYALQDKGFDTVEANEQLGFAADERDFTLCADILTLLGVSQIRLLTNNPEKIKVLEQSGIKILQRVPLEVGENPNNEHYLETKVNKMGHLLHLHHGNCNCNH